Genomic segment of Bradysia coprophila strain Holo2 chromosome X unlocalized genomic scaffold, BU_Bcop_v1 contig_117, whole genome shotgun sequence:
GTGTGTGTAATAGGTAAAAAACTAGTTATTTACCCTTAGTTCGTGAATGTCTTAGTACCTATTTACTACTGTCTCCTggagcggagcgaagcggagcggAAGCCACTATTTTTCCTGCGTAGGTAAGGGGCCAGAGATGAGTTTGGTATATGATTTGGGTGTGGTTGGAAAATTgccgaaaatttttcaatttttttttatttcctaaATGGACGCGGAGTAACAGCCACGCATGGTGGTGgtgtcaaaaatttgaaaaaaattatttttttcgattttggaccgaaaatgagtgaaataaaatgatattcgaaattttatggTGCCGGAGGTCGGGGCGGTCGGCACCACAAACTGCCTCACAACGACGCAGAATTTCACGAGCGACACGTAGACACCAATGACGGGTGTACTGGGGACATATTTCGGTGCGATAATGGTCGAAAAGTGGATATGGTCATTTTACGtcacttaaacattttttgctaaaaaactggacgatttttttttcttcatattttcacgtATTTGTCTACTCAAACAGCCCGATCGATTGATATATGACTCGAGAAGATCTGCGTGgcaattttcgagaaaaatgagaaaaaattttttttttacttttggtcGAACAGGTCTTTTTTACAACTTGCAGCCAGTGCGTCGGTCGGTGCACTTTGTGTTTGGGCTCAAAGTGACGGCCTGTTCAAGACCTattcaacgataccaaacacgaCGTGGTTGCGTTGCGAATTTGGATGAAAACACTTCGGacgtaaaatggaaatttaggGTAGCGAACACTTCGGCACTTGCTGTGCGGACCCGGTTAAGTGTGGTATCGGAAATCTTTGTCTATCCGATAGAGCAGGTCCTGAGCTTTCATTAGAGACCTCACACGATGTGGTCGTGATGTTTTCGGCCACGTTTCCACTCTTCAAATGAGCCACTTCGAAGCTACTCCAAAGCAGAGtgaagtaaaaatatttttacttgcCGTATGGCCATTTCGGATGGCATTTTCTTGTGCTATAGTGCATATGAACGGGTGGACCAAACCCTTTCGAACGCTTATAAAATTTCGGTGGTATCGGCTCCTCTGCGGTCCCAGCAGTCGActatacaattttttgccttttttgtGCTTTGACTAGggtgaatcaatttttttttactttctttcGATGGATTATCGGTTTTTAAGTAAACTGGCGTTGTttaagaaaatcagaaaatcagaaattttatAGGGAAAGCCTGGCTGGTTTCAGTTGTTGCGTCGCATTCACTACTGACAAACTCACCGCCGGAGGCCCAggggtgtgggggtggaacccccactaACTACGACACTTGGTTCGTATTCACTACTGACAATCTCACCGCCGGAGGCTCAggggtgtgggggtggaacccccCCTAACTACGACACTTGCTTCGTATTCACTACTGACAATCTCACCGCCGGAGGCCCAggggtgtgggggtggaacccccactaACTACGACACTTTCGCTATTAAGTATGTTATCGCCGGAGGCCCGGCGGTGTGGGAGTGGAACCCCCACTCATACGacaacataaataattaaaatatagACGACACGATTGGATGTCAATTTATCACTTTCatggataaaattttacagatttaattttgatactACTGATCTATTCAATAAATGTAaaagttcacaaaattcaGATAATTTAAACGCTTTTTGTAGACATGTGTTCGCATTTGGTATACACATTATTCAGTAACAGTCGCGGTTTATacgtacattttttttgcattcaaaaaaaaatgaatgaccTCACAGGATATtcctttcaacaaaatctaacgTAGAGTCTAATAAGACGACCTCATaggattttcccttttacaaaacgtagGTGAGACAATTAAACGATCACAtgagattttccttttacaaagtacTGCCGAAAATTTTAGCTAAGATACTTTTATTCCCTTTACTTCCTTTTACCACAGTTTCTCGCGCATAAGCGTAATCGATATATGTTGCAATGTGATTTCAAATGGACTGTATTTGTGGATTAAATAAcgttgaaaacagaaaaaatttaaatttagttcatCTGGCGAAATTGAACGATCACATcggattttccattttacaaaatttgaggTAAAAGTGCTGATTGCTCATAGGCTAATCCcttttaagaaatttggaTGCTAACAGAACGACCTCATAGCTATTCCTATTACAGAAATATGACGTTGACTCTAATACAACGATCTCATAGGCACAACTACAAAAATTAACGCGATACTAATGCAACGACCTCATATCACATTCTCTttagcaaaatttttattgaccaTTTTTTGCTATCTTTGTTATGCAAGTAGGTTCTCACAATTGACTGAATAATGTTAGAGGGCACACTGGAAGCGGTGAAAATAAAGCGGTGGTTTAGGGGGTCGCACTTTGCGTTGCGTTGGTGTGTGTATATGTAGGTGTATGTATATGTCGGTGTGTGTATATGTGGGTGTGTATATGTAGGTGTATGTATATGTAGGTGTATGTATATGTAGGTGTATGTATATGTGGGTGTATGTATATGTGGGTGTGTGTATATGTGGGTGTGTGCATACGTGTGTATAAATTGCACACATATAGCACAGCACCAACCACAAACAACACATCAATCTCAAATAAAATCTAGACCTCTTTGATGCAGCGTTAGCTGCCTAAATCGCTGTTTGTAAGCGTAATAGTGTGTAATAGGTAAAAAACTAGTTAATTGCCCTTAGTTCGTGAATGAGTTACCACCGTTTTACTACTGTCTCCTggagcggagcgaagcggagcggAAGCTACTATTTTTCCTGCGTAGGTAAGGGGCCTTAGATGAGTTTGGTATATGATTTGGCTGTGGTtggaaaattgtcgaaaatttttcaaattttttttatttcttaaatgGACGCGGAGTAACAGCCACGCGTGGTGGTGgtgtcaaaaatttgaaaaaaattatttttttcgattttggaccgaaaatgagtgaaataaaatgatattcgaaattttatggTGCCGGAGGTCGGGGCGGTCGGCACCACAAACTGCCTCACAACGACGCAGAATTTCACGAGCGACACGTAGACACCAATGACGGGTGTACTGGGGACATATTTCGGTGCGATAATGGTCGAAAAGTGGATATGGTCATTTTACGtcacttaaacattttttgctaaaaaactggacgattttttttcttcatattttcacgtATTTGTCTACTCAAACAGCCCGATCGATTGATATATGACTCGAGAAGATCTGCGTGgcaattttcgagaaaaatgagaaaaaacttttttttacttttggtcGAACAGTTATTTTTCACAGCTTACAGCCAGTGCGTCGGTCGGTGCACGGTGTGCATGGGCTCAAAGTGACGTCCTGTTCAAGACCTattcaacgataccaaacacgaTGTGGTTGCGTTGCGAATTTGGGATGAAAACACTTCAGacgtaaaatggaaatttaggGTAGCGAACACTTCGGCACTTGCTGTGCGGACCCGGTTGAGTGTGGTACCGGGAATCTTTGTCTATCCGATAGAGCAGGTCCTGAGCTTTCAATAGAGACCTCACAAGATGTGGTCGTGCTGTTTTCGGCCACGTTTCCACTCTTCAAATGAGCCACTTCGAAGCTACTCCAAAGCAGAGtgaagtaaaaatatttttacttgcCGTATGGCCATTTCGGATGGCATTTTCTTGTACTATAGTGCATATGAACGGGTGGACCAAACCCTTTCGAACGCTTATAAAATTTCGGTGGTATCGGCTCCTCTGCGGTCCCAGCAGTCGActatacaattttttgccttttttgtGCTTTGACTAGggtgaatcaattttttttaatttctttcgatgGATTATCGGTTTTTAAGTAAACTGGCGTTGTttaagaaaatcagaaaatcagaaattttatAGGGAAAGCCTGGCTGGTTTCAGTTGTTGCGTCGTATTCACTACTGACAAACTCACCGCCGGAGGCCCGggggtgtgggggtggaacccccacGAACTACGACACTTGGTTCGTATTCACTACTGACAATCTCACCGCCGGAGGCCCAggggtgtgggggtggaacccccactaACTACGACACTTTCACTATTAAGAATATGATCGCCGGAGGCCCGggggtgtgggggtggaacccccactcacAACGacaacataaataattaaaatatagACGACACGATTGAATGTCAATTTATCACTTTCatggataaaattttacagatttaattttgatactGATCTATTCAATAAATGTAaaagttcacaaaattcaGATAATTTAAACGCTTTTTGTAGACATGTGTTCGCATTTGGTATACACATTATTCAGTAACAGTCGCGATTTATacgtaaatttttttgcattcaaaaaaaattgaacgaccTCACAGGATATtcctttcaacaaaatctaacgTAGAGTCTAATAGGACGACCTCATAGGATTTTCCCTTTTTCAAAATGTAGGTGAGACAGTTGAACGATCACAtaagattttccttttacaaagtacTGTCGAAAATTTTAGCTTAGATACTTTTATTGCCTTTACTTACCACAGTTTCTCGCGCATAAGCGTAATCGAGCTATGTTGCAATGTGATTTCAAATGGACCGTATTTGTGTATTAAATAAcgttgaaaacagaaaaaaattaaatttagttcaTCTGGCGTAATTGAACGATCACATcggattttccattttacaaaacttGATGTACGTGCTAACAGGACGACCTCATAGGCTaatcccttttacgaaatttgaatCCTAAAAGAACGACCTCATAGCTATTTCCTTTCAGAGAAATGTGACGTTGACTCTAATTCAACGATCTCATAGGCTATtcgttttacaaaaattaacgcGATACTAATGCAACGACCTCATAGCATATTCTCTttagcaaaatttttattgacctcaaagaattttttgctttctttgTTTCGCAAGTAGTTTCTTACAATTGACTAAATAGTGCTAGAGGCCACACTGCAAGCGGTGAAAATAAAGCGGTGGTTTAGGGGGTCGCACATTGCGTTGTGTTGGTGTGTGTATATGTGGGTGTATGTATATGAGGGTGTGTATATATGTGGGTGTATGTATATGTGGGTGTGTGTATATCTGGGTGGGTGTATATTCGGCTGTTTGTATATGTGGGTGTGTATAAATTACACACATGGAGCACAGCACCAACCACAAACAACACATCAATCTCAAATAAAATCTAGACCTCTTTGATGCAGCGTTAGCTGCCTAACATAATTGTATATCAAAATAGTGTGTGTAATAGGTAAAAAACTAGTTCATTTATGATTTGGTGTTGCAGAAAATCATCTTCAATAATAACGTCTAGACCGTGGCCATcatgtgaaataaatttcagcACATATTGTCGCTGGGTAACATTGAAcaaactttttgatcatttgtATACAGAAAATGTCGAGCATTTTATTGTGCCACTTTTAGAGACAACCTCAGGTAACAAAATGTCgcatcagcaaaaaaaaaggttttacaTTCCCAAGGAACAATCAAAGTTTGCACGACTTTGAAGTAAAgttctttcttttttcaaaaagtccttcaaatcttgaaaaaaaaaatcttgtaacGATGCATGTGACATCGTCTCTATCTCTCGTTCTCACAGGGGaacagggactatttttgggaaaatgttttcacactttttcctagattttccaaaaattagggaaaattGAAAGGATGGTCTCTTAGTTTTAAGAATATTCCCTGCAGGCTGCAGGGGAACTATTAAGGGTGGGTCGATTAACCCATTCTGAAAATCATCACTAGCTTGCCAGGACGAATTTTTCTGCAttcttcgttttttaatttttttttattttcgattactTTTGAACTGTTCTCGACTAATTTATAGGTACACGTTGTTTAAATCGcgtttgtcaatatttttctatgtttgaaaaaaataaataaaaattttgccgTGCATTATTGATgagtaaaattttcagaattttccgtaattaattaaataaattgaaaacgttCGCACACATTCCAGCTAACAAATATCACCATTTGAACCGGTTGAAACAAATACAAGGTTAATTGGCATTTCATTATAACATTCCTAGCAGTATTACTGAACATTCACAACTGAAATCGAAACGTAGAAAGGCAGAAATTATTACCTCTGAAAGTTTAAATACATTGGTTCAATTTGAATAGGAAATCCATTCTATCTATTAAAATCGTTGATTGTGATTCATcgaaaactttcaatttttgtacGTTTAAAGTTCAGCATCCATCTAATTAAAATATAGCTCTGAGAATCATTGTTcgataaaaatatggaaaatctGTTACCTTAGATCTTTAGTAAGTTATTTAGTTGAGACGAATATCCGGGTCTTGGgttaaattttacgaaaacaaaCACGAGTTTTGAAAAGGTCAGccgtttttcaatttgataaataattAGATTTTCTATTAACAATTGAACGACACGGAACGTTGATGTACTgtgcaaataaattgaattacgaaattataggaaaaaaaaaactttggtcACACGTGACAGAATCGTCCAGCAAAACAACGTTCCAGATAAGTGACAGAATGGATTTTGGTCGGTATAGgaactttttgtaattttcactACTCGTGCGCAAAATCTCAACTCGTAGAACCGAACGAGAAAATCGAGGCACACAAATGTGGACTTCGAAGAGATAAAACAAAGGGTTCGTAAGATAAAGGGGGCTCGTAACTGACATGTTTACTCTATCTATAAATACTTATTACTCTCGATGAGTTGACAACCTTCACAAATTAGTGGTATTAGGGCTACGAGTTTTAATTGTCATATGTGCAGAGGTAATTGTAAAAATCTTCGGATTTGCGTCATATTCCCCTGTATATCGACTATCACTAATTTTGCGGCGTCAGCTTGTGGATGTTTGACAGGTCTTCCtatatttgataaaattttttatgacaAATCAGACTGGCTAACAAAAAGGCCACAGTGcaggaaaaatcaaaaagcccATGTCACGTAAAATATGCGTACACAATTGAAAAAGTGCCTGTATGGCCAGTTCGGAcctggaaaataatttctggCACACGTGGGCAAGacagtaatagtacattacgtcagtactgtgctttacgtgattcGGCAATGTTAATGCATATTTCATATGAACGAAGAGCCATTCACattgccgtaacacgtaaaacctatgattgaaattgttattgtacattacgaaaaatttcgttataTATGCGTCTGCGAGAGGAAAGGTTGTATCCCGAGACAAAATTATCCACACGGCACACGGTATTAAGCTAAAACTCAACAAAATTTGGCAGGTTGAAGTAAACGTAGGGCCggactggctaccaaaaggcGTAACGGGCTCGTTGAACAAAGTTAGAAAAACGTCGAACCCTAACGTAGCTTGAATATACACTAAAGGAGAGTCAATAACCCAAAGcatcaaccgattttgcttgAAATTAGTTTATTTTAGCTATGTTCGTTTTCAGTTAATTGACACCATAATGCACGTACACGCTTCCTGCTTAAACGATTCTGATATCAGCGCAGTTTCGGAAGGTCTGTGTTGGATCTGGATTTACCCAGCAGTTGAACTCACTCCATGCTACCGGATCAGAAACGcatcaataaacaaaacacCTTACCCATAACGAAACTGTAATGACCTACCTGGATCCCATGGATCACTGAAGTAATAGGTTCTGTAGGTCCATCTCATTGTGCATCtgcgaaattcgaaaatcgtTGTTAACATTGACAACGATGGACAGTATAAAAATATGTGTCTTCTGTGCATCTAACCTATTACATCTCACTCCTGATGGAAGCTGTACTTGAACGTTGATTCGGCTTTGGGTGTTATCGACACAAGCGGTGTTGTTCCTGATCATTACGTTCCCGCTGACAATGTTAAGTGGCACGAAGCAGTTATCGGTTTCCGTTTGTTGTGCACacaattccaaatggaacTGTCCGCCGTGTGTAGCTCCGAATTCTGTCTCGACTAGAATTCTTGATCCGGCGTTATACGTAGCGACGATGACACCCTTGTCATAGCGACCACCTTGACTGGCGTCTCGGTTTCCGAATGCTTCGCCACATCTTCCACAAGTCGAGTACTGAAGATTCTGGCGTACATTGGCACTGAAATGGAACCAATCGATTTTCTGACGATTTTACTTAACCGGTGCAATATTGTTACTTACCACCAAACGCCTTGATGATCCCACCTGAAAGAcggaaatattttccattaaattgatgaaaag
This window contains:
- the LOC119066996 gene encoding uncharacterized protein LOC119066996; amino-acid sequence: MRQLLLFAFICAVVGLVAGHGYLKEPIARTSIQLREREFGTTQPYWWDHQGVWCANVRQNLQYSTCGRCGEAFGNRDASQGGRYDKGVIVATYNAGSRILVETEFGATHGGQFHLELCAQQTETDNCFVPLNIVSGNVMIRNNTACVDNTQSRINVQVQLPSGVRCNRCTMRWTYRTYYFSDPWDPAWSEFNCWVNPDPTQTFRNCADIRIV